The following are from one region of the Bufo gargarizans isolate SCDJY-AF-19 unplaced genomic scaffold, ASM1485885v1 original_scaffold_1212_pilon, whole genome shotgun sequence genome:
- the LOC122923119 gene encoding E3 ubiquitin-protein ligase Midline-1-like translates to MCKPALWILNLRELKFRFCRPLSAMASADLRAELDCSICLQTYTDPVMLRCGHNFCRVCIDRVLDTQDESGVYTCPECREEFQARPALMRNLALRNIMENLLVTQHKETETGICCTYCVDSPVPAVKSCLHCEASLCEKHLRVHSKSSEHVLSDPRTSLENRKCSVHKEVLKYYCTEDSACICVSCSLAGEHQGHRVEMLDEASEKKKGKLKNILQKLTTKREETEERVQNLEERWRKAQEKASGEAERITALFTDIRRRLDDLKKRVLSEISRQEMDESLSFSSLIQKLEIKKDELSRKMRHIEELSNMTDPLTVLQEPDRGDLCDPEEEGGDEDINRCLHDVGYLDVAVISDKLHTLCDIITDIRRGIYVEGPGDILLDVNTAANNVFISDDLKTATWSQNKQNRPETAERFQNYQVMSSRRFTSGRHYWDVEISGSGGWRVGMCYPGIDRRGRQSYIGDNTKSWSLRRYNNQSSVRHDGKDIQLPDEISSDRVRICLDYEVGQLSFYELCDPIRHLHTFTAAFTEPLHAALYVWSCSIKIYGGR, encoded by the coding sequence ATGTGTAAACCCGCCCTCTGGATTTTGAACCTCAGAGAACTGAAGTTTCGTTTCTGTCGTCCTCTGTCAGCCATGGCGTCTGCTGATCTGAGAGCTGAGCTGGACTGCTCCATCTGTCTGCAGACCTATACAGATCCTGTAATGCTGAGATGTGGACACAACTTCTGCCGGGTCTGTATTGATCGTGTACTGGATACACAGGACGAGTCTGGGGTTTATACCTGTCCTGAATGCAGAGAAGAGTTTCAGGCGCGGCCTGCACTGATGAGGAACTTAGCTCTGCGTAACATTATGGAGAATTTATTGGTTACTCAACATAAAGAGACGGAAACCGGgatctgctgcacttactgtgtGGACTCTCCTGTACCTGCTGTTAAATCCTGTTTACACTGTGAGGCTTCTCTGTGTGAGAAACACCTGAGAGTCCACAGCAAGTCATCAGAACACGTCTTATCTGACCCCAGGACTTCCCTGGAGAACAGGAAATGTTCTGTCCATAAGGAAGTCTTAAAGTATTACTGCACCGAGGACTCTGCTTGTATCTGTGTGTCCTGCAGTTTGGCTGGAGAACATCAGGGACACCGGGTGGAGATGCTGGATGAGGCCTCTGAGAAGAAGAAAGGGAAACTGAAAAATATTCTCCAGAAACTGACTACAAAGCGAGAGGAAACTGAGGAAAGAGTCCAGAACCTGGAGGAACGCTGGAGAAAAGCTCAAGAAAAAGCATCTGGAGAAGCAGAGAGGATCACTGCCCTGTTTACAGACATCAGGAGACGACTGGACGACCTGAAGAAGAGGGTCCTGAGTGAGATCTCCAGGCAGGAAATGGACGAATCACTCTCATTCTCTTCTCTGATCCAGAAGCTGGAAATAAAGAAGGACGAGCTGTCCAGGAAGATGAGACACATTGAGGAGCTGTCTAACATGACCGATCCACTGACTGTCTTACAGGAACCAGACAGAGGTGACTTGTGTGATCCTGAGGAGGAAGGAGGTGATGAGGACATAAATAGATGTCTCCATGATGTAGGTTATCTGGATGTGGCTGTGATCTCAGACAAATTACACACATTATGTGACATAATAACAGATATAAGGAGAGGGATCTATGTGGAGGGTCCTGGAGacatattactggatgtaaacaCAGCTGCTAATAATGTCTTTATATCAGACGACCTGAAAACTGCAACCTGGTCACAAAATAAGCAGAATCGGCCAGAAACAGCAGAGAGATTCCAGAATTATCAGGTGATGAGCAGCAGGAGATTTACCTCAGGGCGACATTACTGGGATGTGGAGATTAGTGGATCAGGGGGTTGGAGGGTGGGAATGTGTTATCCCGGTATAGACAGGAGGGGGCGTCAGTCATACATTGGAGATAATACCAAGTCCTGGAGTTTGAGGAGGTATAATAATCAGTCTTCAGTGAGACATGACGGTAAAGATATCCAGTTACCTGACGAGATCTCCAGTGATAGAGTCAGGATATGTCTGGACTACGAGGTCGGGCAGCTGTCCTTTTATGAGCTGTGTGACCCCATCAGACACTTACACACCTTCACTGCCGCCTTCACCGAGCCCCTTCATGCTGCATTGTATGTATGGAGCTGTTCGATAAAGATCTATGGTGGGAGGTGA